In Rhodamnia argentea isolate NSW1041297 chromosome 4, ASM2092103v1, whole genome shotgun sequence, the following proteins share a genomic window:
- the LOC115753717 gene encoding ATP synthase subunit b', chloroplastic — protein MAKMIVASPSSCKTQIPPPLSAAKPKQPPSLPQLRLPKPLASLSLKSLPLLAAAAAPSALLLAQPLPALAEEFEKAALFDFNLTLPIIAGEFLLLMFALDKIYFTPMGKFMDERDAAIKEKLSSVKDTSAEVKQLEEQAAAVMRAARAEISAALSKMKKETQAEVEQKLREGRRKVEAELEEALVSLESQKEETIKALDSQIAVLSQDIVNKVLPVQ, from the coding sequence ATGGCCAAGATGATCGTGGCCTCCCCATCCTCCTGCAAGACCCAAATCCCACCTCCCCTCTCCGCCGCAAAACCCAAGCAACCCCCATCGCTCCCCCAGCTCAGGCTCCCGAAGCCCCTCGCCTCCCTCTCCCTGAAATCACTCCCCCTCCTCGCCGCGGCGGCGGCGCCCTCCGCTCTCCTCCTGGCCCAGCCGCTGCCGGCGCTGGCGGAGGAGTTCGAGAAGGCGGCGCTGTTCGACTTCAACCTGACGCTGCCCATCATCGCGGGGGAGTTCCTGCTGCTGATGTTCGCGCTGGACAAGATCTACTTCACGCCCATGGGGAAATTCATGGACGAGCGGGACGCGGCGATCAAGGAGAAGCTGAGCAGCGTGAAGGACACGTCGGCGGAGGTGAAGCAGCTGGAGGAGCAGGCGGCGGCGGTGATGCGGGCGGCGAGGGCGGAGATATCGGCGGCGCTCAGCAAGATGAAGAAGGAGACGCAGGCGGAGGTGGAGCAGAAGCTGCGGGAGGGGCGGCGCAAGGTGGAGGCGGAGCTGGAGGAGGCGCTGGTCAGCCTGGAGAGCCAGAAGGAGGAGACCATCAAGGCCCTCGACTCCCAGATCGCCGTCCTCAGCCaagacatcgtcaacaaggtcCTCCCCgtccaatga
- the LOC115753716 gene encoding uncharacterized protein LOC115753716 produces the protein MSRSEIMVRVYDDDDDWDGDNADGSLRGRMVCKRRSSVSLPFSPLTVVGGISRKSFSYSQLPQEPLKLSVLKLDGSRFDIEVMKMATVLELKEAVEHVFSFMPKKGPGKISWRHVWGQFCLCYDGQKLVTETDYIIDYGIKDGDELHFIRHVSSFPSLTKKKSSVWLAAPRKSRRSFSRSNSSEKGEETEEGDIENGNLPRDQRGEDFSEDINSPSANFLQGWFPYSRLAMIEDRSSVGKVTRSKCVDAFWNRVRALLVFCARTPYSRKDLWRD, from the exons ATGTCTCGCAGCGAGATCATGGTCAGGGTttacgacgacgacgacgattggGACGGCGACAATGCCGACGGCTCCCTCCGGGGGAGGATGGTGTGCAAGCGCCGCTCGTCCGTATCGTTGCCTTTCTCGCCGCTGACGGTGGTCGGCGGGATCTCCAGGAAGAGCTTCTCGTACAGTCAGCTCCCTCAGGAGCCTCTCAAGCTCTCTGTCCTCAAATTGGACGGCTCTCGCTTcg ATATCGAAGTCATGAAAATGGCGACGGTGTTGGAGCTCAAGGAGGCAGTGGAACATGTTTTCAGTTTCATGCCGAAGAAGGGACCGGGCAAGATATCATG GCGGCATGTGTGGGGGCAATTTTGCTTATGCTACGATGGTCAGAAGCTAGTTACAGAGACTGATTATATAATTGACTACGGCATTAAGGATGGTGATGAG CTTCATTTCATCCGGCATGTCTCAAGTTTCCCAAGCTTAACTAAGAAGAAATCTAGTGTCTGGCTTGCTGCTCCCAGAAAATCCAGGAG ATCCTTTTCGAGATCAAACAGCTCCGAAAAGGGAGAAGAAACCGAAGAAGGAGATATCGAGAACGGGAATCTCCCGCGTGACCAAAGAGGAGAGGATTTCAGCGAGGACATTAATTCCCCATCGGCAAATTTCCTGCAGGGGTGGTTCCCCTATTCTAGATTGGCCATGATAGAAGATAGAAGCAGCGTAGGCAAGGTCACTCGCTCAAAGTGTGTCGACGCCTTTTGGAACAGAGTAAGGGCGTTACTGGTGTTCTGTGCTAGGACACCATATAGTCGGAAGGATCTATGGAGAGATTGA